The sequence below is a genomic window from Scatophagus argus isolate fScaArg1 chromosome 8, fScaArg1.pri, whole genome shotgun sequence.
CTTTTATAGCCATTGAGAAGTCAGTGGTGTCATGGGTGAATGACTCGGATGTCCCGTTCTGTCCCGACTGCGGAAACAAGTTCAACATCCGGAACAGACGGCACCACTGTCGTCTCTGTGGGTCCATCATGTGTGGGAAGTGCATGGAATTCGTCCTTTTACCTTTGGCTCGTACGTATAAACAAAACCCACTGCAAGCTAAAGGAAATCATCAGATGTTGGGTTGAACTTAAGTTTTGCCGCATGTGTCTCAGTGttgtgaaaatgaatgcattttgtCTGTTCACAGAAAAGCTGATCAGTGGAACACGAGAGGCCCTGTGTGTACCTGGAAGCCCCATCCAGGCTCTGTCTGCCTCGGCAGGgggcggcggcggcggtggcAGTGGCAGTGGCATGGGTTCCAGGAGAGGCAGCATCAGCAGCCTGAGCAGTGTTACATCCATGTTGGAGGAAAAGGATGACGAGAAGATTCGCTGTTGTCACCACTGTATGGACACACTGCTCAAGAGGCAGCAGAAGTTGGAAGAGAAGGACCATGTGCCTGATATAGTGAAACTTTACGAGGTAAGAAGAGAAAAGTCACTCCAGATTTTGCAATCTGTGTCTTCCTCTGTTCCCCCCAACAGTTCAGTcgattttgtgttttgttttgttttttttcatgctgtctTGAGTTTATGCTGCTGTATCCTTCCCGTCATTCAGTGTTTTGGCTTTTGGggtttcctgtttttcacttgCTCAAAACTTGTCTTCCTGTCAGAGGCTGAGGATGTGCATGGAGAAGGTGGATGAAAAAGCTCCAGAATACATCAGAATGGCCGAGTCTCTTAAGTAAGCCCCATTACAGATTAGTTACCtatttaattaacatttttgatATGAGAAATAACCTTTGGATCTTTGATTTGCATGACTTTGTGACTGTATGCTTTCACAGTGCCGGAGAAACCACATACAATCTTGACACTGCTGGTGGACTGAGACTGGAAGTCCAGAAATACTACGAATTAATCGATGCCCTGAGGTATTAGTCACGAGTGACTCAGATGACCcagtcttttctgtcttttaaaagaaagatCAAACTGAGATGTCTTTCCTCTTCTCAGTAAGAAGATTTTAACACTAAATGCAAAAGATGATCCGCCACCACATCCAAAGACCCTCCAGCTGCAGAGGATGATCCGCTATACAGCCACGTTATTTGTCCAGGTGAGACAAAGTTCACGCaagtcatgaaaaaaaagatataagcctcacagaaacagaaaaatatcaaacgGAGAGGTCGataacaaaatatttccacCTGCCGCAGAGAAATAAATCCTATCTGAAAGGGgctttaaaatatattttcatttatttctctgttaGATTCATACAATATTTCTGCAGCatgtcttttgctttttccttttctttctctgaattcatctgttctctgtgttcttCTTGTTTTAGGAGAAGCTGTTAGGTCTCATGTCTTTACCCACTAAGGAGAAATATGAAGAgttgaaagaaaagaggaaacaggaacAAGAGAAGAGACTCCAACAAGAGAGACTGGTGAGACTATGTACACTTCTCTGCTGATTTTTAGTACACATAACAAATAACTAAATGTTTCTATTTCATGCATTTCCCTGCTCAACAGGCAGCTCAGGAGACCCTGAAGAGGAGGCAGGAGTCTGAGAAAAACCGTCCCTCTGCCAGCACCAATGGAGAGCTGCCCCAGGCCTCTAGAGTTCCACGCATGACCAAAGCTGGTGGTTGGCTGCCGTCTGCAGACTCTGCCAATGAACGCAGCGAATTGGAGGACCCCCTACTGCAGCAGATTGAGAACATACAGTCATTTCTTCGTCAGGCAAGGGAGGCCCAGAGGACAGATGAGGTAGCCATGTTGGAGGAGAACTTGCGTCAGCTGCAGGATGAATATGACCAGCAGCAGACCAGTTTGGCCATCGCCCTCTCCCAGAGACTGGCTGAGGAGGAGAGCTTGCAGCAAGGGGAGCTCCGTCGTCTGGAAGCCtgggaaagggaggagagggaacaCTGGGGCCCCGCTGTGGGGTCCACCCTGTCTTCCATCACCTGGGAAAGGTCCCTGGATATCACTCCGGCAGGAGGTTtccaaagagaagaagaagaaactgaagctGAGGACCTGACTCCCAAAGCTGAGCGGAGTCCATCCTCTGTAAGAGCATTCCCTGCTCTCAAAAGCCAGGAGGAGTCACCTCCCAGGTTGAGGAGCTTAGGTGGGCATGTAACCCCCCCTGGAGGTGAAGGACAGAATAGCACCTCCCTCAACCCTTTCGATGAGGAGGACTCTACTCCCATTGAGGAGGATCCATCCAACCCCTTCTTAGAGGACATCAAGCGGGAACACAAAGAGGTGACCAATGGGAAGAAAGAATACAACCCGTTTGATGAAGAGGCGGACGTCGAGGAGGACAAACAGGTTGGAACCATACCTGGCAACCCctttgaggaggaggacgatACTGATGCAGGTAACCCCTTCCTAGAGGCATCAGGGAGTTCTCCAGGAGTCTCAACCAACCCCTTTGATGGGGACGATGATGACGAGGTTTTGCCTGATGTGGACATGATAGAGGAggaactgctgctgcagcagattgACAACATTAGGGCCTACATTTTTGACGCAAAACTCAGTGGCCGTCTTGATGAAGTGGAGCTCCTGTCAGAGAACCTAAGAGAGCTACAGCACACCTtacaggaacagaaaaaaaagaagcactgACACCTCTCTCTCAACTCCCCCCGCCCGATTACCTACTACTCACCAAGTCCTGCAAAGCTGGTTCACTTTACAGGACTTATGAGCCCATTGACTTTAATTTGGGTGAGGTCTGCAGTACCACAACAAGACTAGGTTagtgcaaaaattaaaaaagtactTGAGCTCAGTAGTGTGGAGTGAATTTCCAAACATCCTTCTAAACCACTTATCCTGTACATGGTCACAGAGGGCTGGGGCTTATCTCAGCATGCACAGTTTTTAAGCACTGTAAGTAAAAATCCATTTGTGCAGACGTTGCTTTAGATATTAACCCTGGTGTGTCGGTGCAAACGCGAACAATGCCacttaaaagttttttttaatggagcAGCCAGGTGGTTATTTGAGAGTGGCTGTGAGTCTTAGGGAAGTCAGGATGTATGATTTGGCTCTCTGGCAGAAGCTATGAACAAAGTCAAATTGGGAGCCATGAAGCGATTGATGCACATTTTGTAATCTATGGCTGAATGATGAATTGTTTCTAGGGCTTTGCTTTTGCCAAATTAAGTTAAAGGAGTGCTGATTTATCCCTATAACCTCTCTATATATCAAAATCTGGCGCCTTCTTTACCCACAATGAAACTGAACAGCCAACAGTTCAGTCAGAGGGTTGGATGTGTTATGCGAGTGGTGACTAATGTAGCCTTGAGCCACTAGCCTCATATGGTCCAAAGAAGTCTGGTAAGGTCCTTTACACCcccagattttctgttttcaaaattaTAGTCTTCAGGTCCAACCGATATTGACTGAAGCGAAATCACACTACGTATGCAGTAGTACTTAAATAAACTTTGATGTATAAATTTGGTGGGATTCTCCTTTAGTTCCACTAATATTAGAGGTATGTTGTACTTATAATTTATGGTCATTTATAAAATCCCGCTGTTCATTGAATACCAAAGAACCAAATCATGCATTACTGTTCTTACTTGGCCATAAACAGCACTCAGACAAAATAACCATCTGATAACTTCATGAGAGACAAATGAAATTACACTTTAATGACCATGTTTTGGCAGCCTGGTGTTTGAAGAAAACTGATCATTGACTAGTTA
It includes:
- the LOC124062940 gene encoding rabenosyn-5; this encodes MASSYPPPFEGTGEVKEGFLCPLCLKDLQSFYQLQDHYEEEHSGEDRHVRGQLKSLVQKAKKAKDKLLKREGDDRPDTGSYESFYYGGVDPYMWEPQELGATRSHLDFFKKHRAARIDHYVIEVNKLIIRLEKLTSFDRTNSDAAKIRAIEKSVVSWVNDSDVPFCPDCGNKFNIRNRRHHCRLCGSIMCGKCMEFVLLPLAQKLISGTREALCVPGSPIQALSASAGGGGGGGSGSGMGSRRGSISSLSSVTSMLEEKDDEKIRCCHHCMDTLLKRQQKLEEKDHVPDIVKLYERLRMCMEKVDEKAPEYIRMAESLNAGETTYNLDTAGGLRLEVQKYYELIDALSKKILTLNAKDDPPPHPKTLQLQRMIRYTATLFVQEKLLGLMSLPTKEKYEELKEKRKQEQEKRLQQERLAAQETLKRRQESEKNRPSASTNGELPQASRVPRMTKAGGWLPSADSANERSELEDPLLQQIENIQSFLRQAREAQRTDEVAMLEENLRQLQDEYDQQQTSLAIALSQRLAEEESLQQGELRRLEAWEREEREHWGPAVGSTLSSITWERSLDITPAGGFQREEEETEAEDLTPKAERSPSSVRAFPALKSQEESPPRLRSLGGHVTPPGGEGQNSTSLNPFDEEDSTPIEEDPSNPFLEDIKREHKEVTNGKKEYNPFDEEADVEEDKQVGTIPGNPFEEEDDTDAGNPFLEASGSSPGVSTNPFDGDDDDEVLPDVDMIEEELLLQQIDNIRAYIFDAKLSGRLDEVELLSENLRELQHTLQEQKKKKH